The Bacteroidetes bacterium GWF2_43_63 genomic sequence GTATGTTCTTTCATTACCAGTTACTCTTTCGATACTGCCCTCCTTTTATATTTATCTGACTTCGATAACCGGGCGTTCAAAAAATCATTCAGTTCATAAGCTCGTTCATTACGCGCCAGCCGTAATTTTTTTCTGGATGTTAATGATGTTTTGGTTTGAACCAGCTTCAGTACAATATGATTATACAACAGGAAATCTGCATGACTTGTCCGATTTACCACTACTGAATTTTATCCGTTTAGTTTATCGGATTGGTGTTTATACAGTTATTCATGCCCAGTTCGTTGTGTATTTCATATTGTTACTATTCGAGTTGCGAAGGTGCAGACGCCAGATTGAAAACCGTTATTCGCTCAACGAACAAATGAATCTTTCAGGAATAACCTATTTTGTTCTGTTTTTCATTTTACTCTATATTCTGATTACATTTTCACACTTTCTCGGAGTATCAATTTATCCAGTGTCCCGCGTCATTTTCAATACCATGTCTTCAGGGATTATAATATTCCTTTTAATCAGAGGATTGAGATTCCGGGAAATGGTAAATACTGAGGATACGGAAACGGACAAAGTTTAAAACTTGCTGATTTCTGCAATGACAGCAGGCATATCGACATCTATTACTTCGATTTTTGCTTTGGAATAAAATGGTAACCGACCTGAATAATGTTGCTCTAGCGCATCCCGGTCAATATTCCCGTCAAACATTGCTACCAATGGCCGGTCGCCTTTTCTGTTTCTGAGTCGGTGAAGAATTCTGCCAAAAGGAGTATTGAGCCAGATCGTTACTCCTTCTTTGTTTAGACGATCCATATTGTCGAAAAAGCATGGAGTGCCACCCCCGGTAGCCATAACAAAATCGTCCTGCTCCAGACAATGCAACAAGCACAGCAACTCTGTCTGCCTGAATTTATCTTCGCCAAACTCACGAATCCAATCACCGGAAGTGCGTTGGGTCCGATCGAAAATCACCTGATCAAGATCTATAAATGGCTTCCCAAGCGCACTTGCAAGTCGCCTGCCGAATTTCGATTTCCCCGAAGCCATATAACCGATGATGAATATCTTCATGTTGCAAAAGTAATACATATGTGCCTGAACTCAAAAATCATGTTTGAATACAATGGCTGTTATGTGTTTTTGAATTGTCTGCTCTCTTATTTATTATGGGGCTCTTGTTACGACATTCCACCGTTCCGGCCGGTTAAAAATCCCTCGAAGTGTTCAAATCCCTTCGAAGGATAGTATTTGGCCGGGATAATTGAATGGTGACAAAGCAAACGCCGAATAATACGTACATCGGGAAGAAATAAATAGCTGAGCTCATGCTTATCATACCAATGGTCATTCCGATAAGTGAAAGACTGGAGGCTTTTGAAAAATACCTGATTCCGGGAGAATCAGTGCTTCTAAATATCAGATACAGACGCCGGGTAAGGAGAAAGTACCAAACGCACCATAAAATAAAAAACAATACACCGGCCTCAACCAGAATTTCTACCCAGAAATTGTGCATGCTGTAGACGTTGTGGGTGTTGTTGTTTTTCATCTGAACAACCTTTGAATTACCAGCTCCAACGCCAAGTCCATAGCTTTCTTGCAGCGCTTCGATTCCGTTGGAGACGAGATTCTGCCGGATGGCAATCGATGACGTATCGTTCACCTGCTCGTGGTCGGTGAACAAATATTTACCCAGTGCATCGGTGGTGGTTGATACTTCGGTATATTTCACCGTATAATGTTTCTGAATTGACGGCAGGCTCAGTACAAATGCAATAGAGACAACAGCGACTCCACTCAAAACCCATAAAACATGCCTGCGCTTTAGATACAAAAACACAAATACAACAGCCATCAATGCCAGCCCAATCAAGGCACCACGTGAGCCGGTGAGAAAAATTATCATCACCGCAGCAATTGATCCCGCTATGCAAATAAATATCCGTCGATAAAACATGAAAAATGGCAGCACCACAAGCATGGCGGCCGAGAGATCGTTCGGGTTCCAGCGAAACCCTGTCGGTGTATGAGAAATAGCATTAATAATATCGGGTGACAGATTTATATTGTACCCTACTTCGCGCCTGAAAAACACAACCCATTCCGAATAGGGCGAGATGGGCCATTGAATGCCGGTAAAACCTTCGAAGAGTGCCAGCAACATCTCGCAAAGAAAAATAACGCCAACAATCTGTAATATTTTATTCAGGTCTGCTACACTTTTTACAGCATAGCTGAAAGCCATAATTATGATTATTCCATTGGCAATGTAGAACAGATAATACAGCGCCATTTCTCTGTTGGCGCACCAGACGAGGGTGACCGTATACCAGACCAACATCACCACGAAAATATTTCCGAAGTCCACACGCGTGTGTTTCTTCATCAAGTCTTTCCGCAAAAAAAATGAGGAGGATGCAAAATCAAAAATTAAAACAACTGAAAATAAAAGTGCGGCAATATGAAACAGATACAGCGGCCCATAGCTAATGCCGAGGCCTATAACAGCTGTGAAAATGACCCACGCAGCAATTTTCTGTTTACTGTTCATTTGTTACAAATAATTTTTCCACGGCATCGAGTTCTGCAGCGAAGCGCTGCTCCCATGACCAAAGTTTTTCGTGTTCTGTTGCTGCAATCTCGCTCAGGATATGCTTTCGGATATCCGCATCATTACAAACACGCAGCATATCCTTCGCCATGTTTTCGATCAGGTGGTTATCAACGTTGTAAATAAAACCGTTTCGGCCGTGTTCAATCCATTCTTTGGTAGTGCCGTTGTTGAGTGTGAAAATAATTTTATTAGCGCGGATTGCCTCCAAAAGCGGGTTTCCGACATTCGAAAGATCATAGGTCGAAATAAAAACATCGGCCAGATTGAGATATTTGTTCACTTCAGAATTCGGAACACCACCTGTAAACACAATAAACTTTTCCATGCCGCTGGTCAGGACTTCCTGCTGATATTGCTTCAGTAAAGCGCCCTCTCCTACTCCAATGTACAGAATATCCATGTAACCGAGTTCTTTGACAAGATAAGAAATTACATCAATAATCCGATCGACTCTTTTCCATTGTTCCATGCGGCTTACCGACAGTACAACCCTTTTGCTGCCATCGGGATTGTACTTGTTTTTCAGGTCGGCAAAATGCTCTGCAGACAACTTCTGCTCATCGACTCCGTTGATCCAGAATTTAAGATTGTGAAGCGCTCTGCTGCGAAGTTTCTTCATTGCAAAATCGCCTTCAGTGCCGTCGTTGGTCATAATGCACAGATCGGCTCTGCTTTTTAGCGCAATCACATCATCGATATTCAGTAATCGCTTCAACCAGTTTTTTTCACGAATGTACTTCGCCATCCATGTGCCCTGAAAGCGCGAAATGACTTTAATATTTCCAAGCCGTCCCCAGAAACCCAGCCAGGCCACAGCACACACACCATGGACTTCGTAGCCATAAATAACATCGAATTTCGCATTCGCATTTTTCATGTATTTACGCGCTCTGCGGGCGAGTCTGAAAATAGTTAGCCAGCCCGCCAGTTGCGAAAACAGCGTCTGTAAAAAATGCCAGCGGATATTATTCCGGAACCACGATAGTGGCATCGGAAAACGAATCACTTCGATTCCTTCCGGATTTATTTCCTTCTCATAATAGTAATTTCCGGCTTTGCTGTAATCGCGGGCGACAATGTAAACCACATTCCAACCAGCAGCAGCAAAGGCTTCCGGTGTTTTGCGGATTACCTGAATCGATTTATCTTTGAAATCATTCGCAGATAAAAACAGTACCGAGCGATTGTTCTGAATAGCACTTTTCATGACCGGGGCTGATTAGTTAGAACTCGGTAAACCTTAATTTCATTCTTATTAAACACTTCGCTGAATCTGTCTGAATAATTTTCAAATCTAAATACGGGCTCGCTCACGCTGCTATTCACAACAACAAAATCAACGTCATGTTTACCAATGATGGCTGATGCCTCTCCGGCGGAGATGCTGTCGTTGAGCAAACGGTCCACATCGCGCTTGCAGTCCTCCATGTCAACAAGATCGACGGCTCCGTTGAACTGAATCACCAATGAATGTATCTTGTGAAACTCAGCAATATCGGTGCTTGTAAGCGGATCGGACAACACCACGCTGTTCTCCTGAATAATATTTTTTAATTCAAAAACCAGTGGCAACTCATGTTGTGAAGTCCCTGCCGAAACTTTCAGCAACACGCTGCCAGTGAAAATCAAAACCAGCAAAACCGCAGCCAGCCTCTGTTTCCATGCTGTAAAAAGTTGCGGATATTTATTTAAAAGGTACTTATAAATCATTGACAAGACAAGTCCGCCCATTAAAAAATACATAGGCATGCGTAGCATACGGATAATGGCTACATATGAAATCAAATCGCTGAGCCATGGCACAACAAAAGGGTTGAAGACAATGAGAAAAGCTGCAAGAAAACCTGAAGCAACAAAATTGATCATCAACCTGTTGGCGTCAGCTTTGCGGCTCCTGAAAAGCAAATAAAAAGTTGCAGCCAGAGCCAGCAACATTCCAAATTTGTAATATGATTTCACGGAAAAGGCAAACAGGTTTTCGCTCAGATAGAAAAACTTGTAATGATTATGCCATATCTGCGACGATGATTCATGAATGTAATTGAAATTTGGAATAAGCTTCAACCAAAGCAATGGAGCCGATACCAGAATGGTTAGCCCAATTACAGTCAGAATTTTTTTATTGTCTTGCTGCGAAAACCCTCTTGATAAAACATTAATAAATAAAACCCCCGTAGCAATTATCACGAAAAACAGAAACCCATTCTGATGAACCAAAAGCATCGCTGCAACTGAAAGTGCTGCTCCCGCAACATTAAGCAATTTCCGGGTGTTCATGTAAGTAAAAAGCATGGAGAACGCAACGGGCAGCATCAGCCACAAATAGACTCTGTTTGGGTAAACCATGGTGTCGAAAACGGAACCGTACTGAATCTGCCAATAATACAACGAGAGGAAGAAAAAAGAAATCAGTGAAAATATTTTTACAGACCTGCTTGCAGACAATGAATGCAAGAGACTGTAAAGAACAAAAGGAATCAGGAAAGATAAAACAGGCGACAAATAATGCCATACAATGGAGAGTTCGAGCCCCGAAAACCGCGAAATCATTACAAGCAGAACATAGTATGTATCGTATGCATGATCAGGTATGATCGGATTTCCCGGGAGACTGTAATAAGCATTGCAAACCACTCCTTCCGACATCATGTTCCTGATTACCTGCAGATGGATGGCGGCATCGCCCCGTGGGAACCAGCCCGAATAAAGCGAAACGAAAAATCCACCAACAGCTGCAATCAGAACAACAATTACTTCTGGCGAAATCAGGGACATCAATGAACCAATCCGCTTTGTATTTCGCTTTCTCCAACTGAAAAAAGCAATCAATAAAACCAACGGAGTTACAATGAAATAAATGAGATGAATCACCTCAAAGCTGAAACCAAATTGGTAGCCGGCAAATGCAATGATTGAAAATAATACGAATCCGGCAGTGAAAGAATTACCGGCCTTTGCCGTTAGTGGTAAATCTCTGGAAAACAACAATTGCATGGCCATTCCCGGCAACAATATATACCACAGAAGCAATGCTGAAATGCTCATTATCCAGCCAATTTCAAACTGCATAATCATATCAGACTGCGTTTACAATATACAAACAGGAAATGTGTCATACGGAAAAATTACGCCGTTTATAATTGTTGAATTCAAGGTAAAGGCTCGTTTTGACGAATCACACGCGCCGGATTTCCAGCAATGATCACATTGTCAGGAAATGATTTAGTTACAACGCTGCCCGCACCAACCACCACGTTATTGCCAACAGCAACACCCGGCAGAATAATAACTCCAGCTCCAAGCCACACATTGTCGCCAATTACAATCGGATCTGCTTTTTCGATGATGCTCTTGTCAGCAAATCCATGATTTGAACTTATCAGTTTCACCCCCGGTGCAAACAGAAAATTTTTCCCGATTACAATACCATTCAGGGCCTGAAAATAGCAATCACCACTCAACGCGAAACTGCCAATGGTTGTAGGATCAAATGACATTTTGATATTCTTCATACCAATGATGCGAGAAGTGAAATGCAGCGGGAATCGCACTCCCCGGTTGATGCCGTAAATTCTGCGATACTTCCAGCTGATCCACAACATCCCCAAAGGCACACGCCCAAAAAGTTTCCAACGCTTGTGGTAGTCCCTGATGCAGGGAATAAAACAAAACATATTCAAGAATCCTTTTAAGAAGCTTTTCATTTCATATTTTTCAAATATATCCAAAGATACAAGCCCAGCAAAGCATAGATAACGGTTCCGGTGATACTCATCAGGTACAAAGATAAATAATAATCATTGCGCAGACCGCCAATAACCAGCGCTCCTACCTGAAGAACAAGCGCAACAGCATTGAACAGAACTTCGATATTTAATTTTTTGAATACAAGTAATAGCGAGCTCTGCGAAGAAACAACAAAACGAACAGCATAATAGAGCGTGAAAATAACCAGAATGTTTCCGGCTTCGGTCCATTCGTTTCCGAAAATGTATCCGAAAACATTATCACCCCACAACATGACGATGATCACCGGTGCAACCAGCCCAAGAAACAGGCGTGTTGTGGTTTTCATATACAAAGGAAAAACGCGGCGGCCATTGTTTTTCATTTCAACAGCCTTCTGATAATAGACCTGTCCCAGCGAGCCGGCTACAAGCGACAGCGGAGAATTGAACAAGCGAATTATGAGCGAATAGAAACCAACAATTACAACGTCAAAATAAAATCCAAGTAAAAAAATCGGAGCCTGTTCTTTCAGAATATTCAGAAAAATGCCGACACCACTTTTCACAGGATATTCTTTGTATTCCTTCAGCACACTACCAATCTGCGACCATGTGACCAGGCGCCCCAGTCGTTTTAGTCTGATTCTGGAAAGATAATACAGGCTCAAAAGAATCTGTCCGAAAATTGAAGCAATGACCATTGCACCGGAAAAATACGACGCTGTGCCGAATCCGATGTTAAGCACTGCAGTGGATGAACTCTGCACAATTCTTCCAACCGAAAGAACCCCAAATCTTTTACTTCGGTTGTGCCAGTAATTGCATGCCTGAATAACGCCGTTGGTAAAAACCGCCAGAGGAACCAGCCAGAGCAAAGACTCCAGATCGGGCATATCGAGCATCACACTGATGTCGGACCTGAAAAACAGTGCTGGAAAAAGCAATAAAAGCGAAAGAAAAAAGGCAATCAGAATGCTGCCGGCAAACATATTGAAAGCCTTGCGGTCTCTCGCTGGCAGCAACAACGCTAGTTCATAGCGACCGTTGGCAATTACTGAAAAAATGCCTACAATGGCAAAAAAAGTTCCCCAGACTCCAAAATCCTCAGGGGTAAAAAGCCGGGTCAGAACAGGCATAATGAGCACCGGTATCACCAGGGCTATCGAAGAGCCGGAAAGCAGCACCATGACATTTTTCAGAAAGTCATGCCGGTTAATCTTATCCCTGAGTTTTTCGCCCATAATATTTCGTTCTTTTCGGCTGCAAAAATAAAAGGCAAAAGTAACGATTTTTAGGGAGCGACACTCCGGAGCAAAACATGAACTAGGGTCAACGCATTAAACTTTACAAAAACAGCCGGAATCGTAGTTGCACAAAGTAACTCGAAGTTCTACACAACGTCGCACAAAGTAAAAAGTAAGCAAAAGCCGTTTAAAAAAAACAACGTAGTTGTGTTAATCAATTACGCAAAATGAATTCTGAAAGCGCGCTTTCAAATTAACTTTGCTGTAATTGATATCGGCTTTTGCCAGATTAAATCTACTCTGTGTACCTCTGTGCGTACTCCTTTAAACTCTGTGTCACCTGGGTTTCAATTGCATAACATTGCATGATTGAAGTCGGCATCGGATGCATTAATCAGAGGTATTCAAATGCATTTTAATGCGTCGACCCTGTCAAAACATGAACCTGCTGTGCAGGCAAATGCAGGGAAATATGTACATTTGTATCCTCATGAAAAGAATCCTTTTGCTCAGCGACATCAACTCGGCACACACACAGAAGTGGGCCCGGATTCTCGTGAGCAAAGGCTTTGCAGTCGGAATTTTTTCATTGTCGTTGCCAGGCAGCAACTGGTATAATGATCTCGGTATTATATTGCTTTCGCAGGGCGGATTCAGCAACAATACTTTCAATGCAGCATCGGGCAGCAAGATTTCTTATCTGAAAAAACGAAAAGAAGTACGTGCTGCTATTGAAAAATTCAAGCCCGACTACGTACATGCACATTACGCTTCGAGCTACGGCTTATTGGGCGCACTGAGCGGCTTTCATCCTTATTTCATTTCCGTGTGGGGCAGCGATGTTCTGTTGTTTCCATCCAATCCGATTAAGAAAGCCATCATTCGCTACAATTTCCGAAAGGCTGACCAGATCATAGTTTCAAGTAGAACACTCGATGCAGCCTGTAGAAAATATACTTCAAAAAAACCGCAGATCATTCCCTTCGGAATTGATACCAAACTTTTCACCTCCTGCGAAAGGGCCGGCCGAAATGAAATACGCATTGGAACAGTGAAGTCGCTTAATAAAGTGTATGGAATTGATTTATTGATTTCGGTTTTTGCCAACGTTGTTAAACTGTTGGCTGAGAAAAAAATCACGCTGACCATTGTAGGCGAAGGACCCGAGTTGGAAAATCTGACTGCACTTGCCGGATCACTCAACATAGCTGATAGAGTATTTTTCCTGCCTCCTGTAAGCCAGCAGAAACTGGTTGAAATATTTCACTCCTTCGATATTGCTGTATTTCTTTCGCGCAGCGAGAGTTTCGGCGTAGCTGTGCTTGAAGCATCTGCCACCGGGTTGCCGGTTGTGGTTTCTGCAGTCGGTGGTCTCACCGAAGTAGTGGACGATGGAATCACCGGGTTTCATACAGAATGTGATAATCTGAATGAGGTCGCCGATAAACTAATCCGGCTAATAAATAATTCTGCACTTCGTGAGCAAATCGGACAAGCCGGCCGTGAAAAAGTTAAACGCGAATACGAACTGAATGACACCGTCAGAGAAATCTGCGATTTATATATGAAGGGACCTGCTGCATGAACATTCTCCTGATTAATCACTATGCCGGTTCACCTGCCATGGGCATGGAATACCGGCCCTACTACATGGCCCGGGAATGGACAAAAGCGGGGCACCATGTAACAATCGTTGCAGCCAACAATGCACATGTTCGCACAATTCAACCGCGGACTAAGCATAAGTTTCAGGAAGAAATTATCGACGGCATCACTTATTTATGGGTAAAGACGCCAGCCTATCATGGCAATGGTTTTAAGCGGATTCTGAATATGTTCTGCTTCTATAAAAAAGTAAAACGAGCTGCAAGAAAGCTTGCACTTAAATATAATCCGGATGCAGTGATTGCTTCATCAACTTATCCGATGGATAATTACGCTGCATGCAAAATTGCCCGAATTGCCAAAGCAAAATATTTCTTCGAAGTGCATGACCTCTGGCCGCTTTCGCCCATGGAACTTGGCGGATACAAAGCGTCGCATCCCTTTATTAAGTATTTGCAACACGCCGAAGATTTCGCCTACAAACATGTTGACGGAGTAATTTCAATGCTACCGAAAACACTGGAATATATGCAAAGCCGCGGGCTCGACCCCGGTAAATGGCATTTTGTGCCGAATGGGATTAACACCGCCGAATGGAATCAACAAGAGCCTATTCCAATTGATTTGAAGTTATTATTGCAAAAAATAAAAAGTGATTTCGATTTTATTGTTGCTTACACAGGAAGTATCGGAATTGCAAACGCACTTGATTCTTTTATTGCAGCAGCAGCATTAATGAAGGATTTCAAAACAGCTTTCATTATTGTTGGGAAGGGACCTGAAAAACAGCAGCTCATAAATTCATCACATAAACTCAATAACGTGTTTTTCTTTGAATCTGTAAAGAAAAGCCAGATTCCGGATTTACTTTCTTATTTCGACGTGCTTTACATTGGTCTTCAAAGGCAATCTCTTTTTCGGTTCGGGGTTTCCCCAAATAAAATATTCGATTACATGATGGCAGGGAAACCGGTTTTACAGGCCATTGAAGCCGGAAATGACATAGTTGCAGATGCAAAATGCGGCATCACCGTTATGCCGGAAAATCCCGAAGCCATTGCATCCGCATTGCGGGAATATTTATGCATGAGCATTGATGATCGCAACGCACTGGGTAAATCCGGACAAGCGTATGTTCTGCGTAACCACGATTACAAAATACTTGCAGCAAAATTTATCGACATTCTTTCGGCAAACAGTAAGTCAGATCAGGCATAATGCAAAACAGACAACAAATACATGCAAACATCAATCACTGGCTGACAGCGATTCTGCTATTTGCATTGCCTCTTTACAAAAAAGCAACACCGATTATTGTAATACTGCTTTTATTAAACTGGCTCGCTGAAGGCCGCTTCAGAGCACGGTTTACAACGCTGTTTACCAACAAAGGCATATACCGTTTTGTATTTGCTTTGCTCATTCTGTTTTATATAATGCATGTTGCAGCCCTGTTATATACTGACAACAGCAAAGCCGGATTGTTTGAGCTTGAAAAAAAACTTTCATTTCTGGTCCTTCCATTGATATTTTTTCCTGTATCAAATTCCGGATTTTCACGCACACAACTTAAACAATTGCTGCTTTCGTATCTGGCAGGCACGCTGGCCATTTCGCTTTTCTGCCTCACGCAGTCGCTCATCCGGTTTGCCCAAACAGGTGATTCCTCTGTGATGTACTATGTCAATTTCACGCAATTTGAGCATCCGACCTATTATGCCATGTACATGATTACAGCGCTGATATTGGTGGTTGGCGTATTAATTACAGAATGGAAAAACCTTAAATCCATTTTGAGAATTGCAGCAGTGGCGCTTGTGCCCTATTATATCCTGATAATAATGCTTGCCAATTCCCGCGCAGCCATCATTGCAATGACGCTTGTTGCCATACTGACCATCGTATATTTTATTATCAGAACAAAAAAGTACACAATCGGACTAATCCTTTTATTGGCTCTGTGTGCGGGTTTCCCAGCTGGACGCTATCTGATGCCCCATGTGTATGACCGTTTCCTTTTCGGGCTGGACGAAGTTTTTGCTGCCAGGAAAATGGAAGATATAAAACACTGGAACGGCACCACCCTTCGCGTTCAGGTGTATTACTGCGATGCTGAACTGATCAAAGAAAATTTCTGGGCCGGTGTTTCACCAGGCGACGTGTGTGATGAACTCGCCGGGAAATACAGCAAATATGGATTCCGACACGCCCTCGAAAGAAACTACAATGCGCACAATCAGTTTTTGCAGACCTTTATTGGTCTGGGCATCGCCGGATTTCTCGTCTTGCTGTTGATAGTTTTGATTCCATTTATTTATGCTGCGCGTAAAAACGATTATGTATTGATGGCGTTTACACTAATGGTGTCGGTGCTTTTTATGTTCGAATCGATGCTGCAGCTTCAGGCAGGAATAATGTTTATAGCAGCAGGCATTAGTCTGCTGACCATACGAAACAGAAAAACTATTATTGAATAAAAATACTTAATTCATTTTTGACCTGCGTCCGCATGGATTCGGACAGCTGCCGCAATTTCCGTCACAGCGCCATACATTGACGACCGGCTGAAAAACGATACTATGCGCCGAAGTCCATTGCGAATAAGCCTTGTCAGCTGTAACGGTCCGTAGCTTCCAGTAAAGCGGCTGAGAGCTGGCCTCTGTAAAGCTCAGGCTATAAACGGTATCTTTCACTAACACTGTCTCAGCGGATTCAAAATCGCTGCTCCAACTGTACATTAGTTCGTATTTGTTCTCGTTTCCTGTACTGTGCCAGGCAAACATCACGGATTGTCCGTTGATAATAAGCTTGTTTGCAGGAGAAAATACCATGGGCGTATCCGGCATAAAATCTTCTATGCTGGTATTTGCAAAATCGGCCGATCCGGGAATAATCATCGGTCGGGATGCACTTACACTGCTGGATTGTACAGATACAAATCCAACTACAAATACAACAGAAGTTAAAATCAAAAGTCCGGGCAGAAGCCGCTTTAAAAAAGAAATCGCTTTCACTTTCACAATTCAAAGTTTTTTGAGACCTTGCTTTGACGAAAAATTCCCGCCTGTGTAAAATGAAAAAACAATTTTTAAGAATTTTTCACAAAAAAGCCTCCGGAAATATAACTCCGGAGGCTTGTGAGATTTTTAGAAAAACGTTTTATTTCGAAGCGTTCACGACTTTTACGGATTCAGATGCAGCTTTCAATAAAGGATCCGAAGACAATTTGCTGCCGGTGGCCTCTACCATCCATGCATCAGGTGTCAGGCGGCCCAGCGAATAAATGCGCAGAACCTCACCTGCAAAATCTTTTCCTTTCAGATGCTGCTCGAGCTGAAACTGAATGAGATGGCCAAGTGGATAAGCGGAGAGATAAAGTGGTGCATCTATCATATGGCTGTAAATCGCCAGAATTGTCTGATCCTTAATGCCGAATACTGGCGCATAATACTTGTTCCAGACATCTTTGGCAATGATAATCACCTGCTCTTTCAATTGCTTCGGCGTTGCATCAGGATTTTCATACATCCATTTCCAGACATTCATGTCAACAAGGCTTACACCCATAATTTCGTACAATGACCAGGCAATTTCAAGGTTTTCGTATTCATGAACGAGCGCATCATTGTTCTTCATGCCGAGCAATTGCAGATCGCGGCTTTGAAAAACAAAGGCAAGCGCCTCAGTGAATGCGGTGTTGGGCACACCATGCAACATGTAGTTGTCAACGAAATGGATTGAAACGGTTTGCTCTACATTATGACCAAATTCATGCACGGCAATGTTATATCCTTTGTAATTCATTCCTGTGCCGGCAATACGGGTGCGAAGGTGACTTACATCATTTTTCATGGCCGATCCCCAGGCATGACCACTGCCAACGGCTGGATCAACAGCGATGTACGAAGAAATGTATTCTGCTTTTTGAGCATCAAATCCAAGTTTTTTCAAAAGACCGGGCAAAGCTTTATTAAATGCAATATTGTCGGGATAGAGCTTTTGAGTGACTTTGTCGAGTTCAGCCTCATTCAGCCCGGCACGTGAAGTGAATCCGTTGTACCAGATATCGAACGGGCGA encodes the following:
- a CDS encoding glycosyltransferase WbuB, whose protein sequence is MNILLINHYAGSPAMGMEYRPYYMAREWTKAGHHVTIVAANNAHVRTIQPRTKHKFQEEIIDGITYLWVKTPAYHGNGFKRILNMFCFYKKVKRAARKLALKYNPDAVIASSTYPMDNYAACKIARIAKAKYFFEVHDLWPLSPMELGGYKASHPFIKYLQHAEDFAYKHVDGVISMLPKTLEYMQSRGLDPGKWHFVPNGINTAEWNQQEPIPIDLKLLLQKIKSDFDFIVAYTGSIGIANALDSFIAAAALMKDFKTAFIIVGKGPEKQQLINSSHKLNNVFFFESVKKSQIPDLLSYFDVLYIGLQRQSLFRFGVSPNKIFDYMMAGKPVLQAIEAGNDIVADAKCGITVMPENPEAIASALREYLCMSIDDRNALGKSGQAYVLRNHDYKILAAKFIDILSANSKSDQA